The Candidatus Poribacteria bacterium genome includes the window AACGCGGGCCGTTCAGCAGGTGGTGACTTTGAAACCATGAGCGACGAAGCGTGGTACGATGACCTCGACCTTAAGTTAATGGGTGCTATCCGCTGTGCAAGACTGGTAATCCCACACATGAAAAACAAGGGCAGCGGCAGGATTATCAACATCACGCATCCAGGAGGCAAACAGCCCAGTGCAGGCTCCTGCCCGACCTCAGTAAGCCGAGCAGCAGGCATCGCTTTGACAAAGGCACTCTCTAAAGAACTTTTACCTCACAAAATCTTGGTTAACACAGTTTGTCTGACCTCGATTAAGAGTGCCCAAGGCGAACGCGCGTGGCAAGCCGCAGGTTCACCGGGAACGCTTGAGGAATATTGGGAGGAACGCGGTGCAGAACACCCGCTTGGACGTTTAGGTGAACCGAGTGAGGTGGGTAATCTGGTTGCCTTCCTTGTATCGGAGTGTGCCTCGTTTATTACTGGAACCGCTATCAACATTGATGGTGGACTCTCGGCAGTCGTATAGTAGACCTTTTCTAAACGTATAGAAAAGGGCGGCTCCCATTCCCTGGGACCGCCCTTTTTGGCGTAACTCGCAGGTTTCCAAAACTTGCTATATACAAAATTTTCAACTTATGGAGAACAACATGGAGATTTATAGAATTTATCCCGTCCCAGCGGCAGACGCATCAACAGCCTTTCAAGTGGAACTGGATCCGCGTGCGATCGCGGCATCGGAAGCACTTGAAAACAGCGGGGCACAAGGCACCGAA containing:
- a CDS encoding SDR family oxidoreductase, yielding MELGLTGKVAVITGGSEGIGKGIALRLCEEGAKVSICGRREDVLADTAEEIRSQTCGEVLAIPADVTEPETLENFIAQTASHFGKIDILINNAGRSAGGDFETMSDEAWYDDLDLKLMGAIRCARLVIPHMKNKGSGRIINITHPGGKQPSAGSCPTSVSRAAGIALTKALSKELLPHKILVNTVCLTSIKSAQGERAWQAAGSPGTLEEYWEERGAEHPLGRLGEPSEVGNLVAFLVSECASFITGTAINIDGGLSAVV